The following nucleotide sequence is from Nitrososphaerota archaeon.
TCATACGCAGACGGCTGACGCTCATGGCTGGTATGGAGCACAGCGTCTCGAATGCGTCCGTTTCTCCCGTGTTCCTGTGGAACAATCTTGATTGCTCCTCTTGGAAAGCGGCCCACGGTATTTAGCGTTTGGAAGGTCCAGACCTTGGGTCGAACGAGTATCCGTTCTTCGCCAGGAATCTTTGCACTTCGACTTCCTTGGGCATGGACTCCGAGCACGCGTGCCCGGTCACGACAATCGCACCCACCGCGTTCCCAAACACAGCCGATTCGAGGGGCCCCCAGCCTCGAATGTACCCTGCCAGGAATCCCGCAATGAACCCGTCTCCTCCGCCCAGCCCCTTAAGCAGCGGGACCCTGAACCCGGGAGCCCTTTCCTTCCTTCCTCCAGCCACCACCTCGGACCCATTCTCACCATGCGTGACCACCAGGAGCTTATCCCTCCCGCCAGCGATCGAGGCCATGGCGTCCGTCAGTGATTTTCGCCCCGTGGCCGCGAGGTACTCCCCCTCGTTCCCGATTACGATGCCAGACAGGGCGAGCATCTTCGCATACCTCGCGATCCTGACGGCCGGAGTTGACTTCCAGAGCGACGGCCTCCAGTCGAGGTTGAAGGCAACGGTCTTCCCGAGCTTCCCCGCCTCGGCGGCTGCGTAGAGGTTCGTCCCCATGGATGGCTCGGCGCTGAGGCCCGTGCCCGTCACGAGGAGCACCTTTGCGTCGGCAAGGAGGGTCCGAGGGGCATCGGTCCTGGTCACGTGGAGGTCGGCGGCGTTCTCCCTGTAGAAGACGAACTTTCCGTCCCTTCCGGGTGCCACTTCGGCGAAGACCACGCCCGTCTTCCTTCGCGGGTCTCTCCTGATGTGGCTGACATCGACTCCCTCCTGAGAGAGGAAGCCCAACACGAAGGCGCCGATCTCGTCGTCGCTGACCCGGGTGACAAGGGCGCACTTCAGCCCGAGGCGGGCTCCCCCGACCACGGTGTTGGCCGCCGTTCCCCCGACGTACTTCGCGAAATGTCTGACCTTCTCCAGGGGGACGCCGTAGTCAAGGGAATACAAGTCGAGCCCCGCCCTCCCAATGGCCACCAGGTCGAGCGTCGCTATCAGCTCCTAGGCGTAGGGGGAAGGGATGTCCCAGTAGCCGTAGGCCTTGGTCCCGCTCTTCGGGAAGTTCCTCTCCACCGCGGCCTCGACGACGTGCGTCCCCCCGGAGCCCGTGGCTTCCCTCAAGGCCTTCCTGAACTCTCCTGGAGTCGATGCGAGCTGATAGCCAGCTCCATACCCCCCTGAAATCTTCTCGAAATCGACCGCATACTCCGCGCCGTCCTTCTTCCTGAATTCCGTGCCGACGAGCCGCTTCCTGAACGACCTGATCTGAAGGTCTCGAATGGAGATCCATCCCCGGTTGTTCAGGACCACAACCACAAGGGGAATCTGAAGCTGGACGGCCGTCGAAAGCTCGACGTTGTTCATCATGAAGGAGCCGTCTCCCTCCACTGCGACCACCGGTGTCTTCGGCTGGGCCAGCTTCGCTCCTATGGCGGCCGGGAGGGCGAATCCCATGGTGGAGAAGCCCCCGGAACTCAGAAACGTGCGCGGCCGATACGACACCCACTGCTGGGACATTATCTCCTGGGGAAGGCCTGCGCTGACAGTCACGATCGTGCTCCTCGGAAGGTTCTCTCGCATCAACGCAACGACGTTCGGGATTCCCATGGGTGCCTCCTTCCGGAGCTTCTGCACCTCCTCATGCCACGCGTCCTTCAGCTCCTTGACCCTCCTAACCCAGGCCGATGTCCGGGTTCCCTTGCGTTTCCCTACTGACTTCATTGCCTCCAGCAGGTCCCCGAGGCCTGCCCTGGCGTCCGCGACCATACCCACCGCGGTCGGGTAGTTCTTGCCAAGCTCGTGCTGGTCGATGTCGATGTGGACTAACTTCGTCGGCGGAATCCTGAAGGTCACTCCCCTGGCGTAGGAGCTGGTCGTCTCGTCGGTGAAGGTCGCCCCGACTGCGAGGAGGACGTCCGCGTTCTTGGCCACCTCGTTGGAGACCGCGTTTCCGATGTTCCCAGGATGGAAAGCATAGAGCTCATGGTCCTCGGGGAACCCCCCCTTCGAATCCCCCCTGAAGGTGCAAAGGACGGGTGCTGCGAGGAACTCGGCCACCCGGACCGCTTCCTTGCCTGCGTCCGACATGACGACCCCTCCTCCCAAAAGGATCACGGGCCTTTCTGCAGCCAGGAGGAGCCTTGCGGCGGCCGTGACCTTCTCCGAATCAGGTCTGACCCGCCCGTCCGAGAGGTGAAGCTGCGGGCTAGGCACTTCCGCGTCCGTCCTCTCCACCTGGACATCCATGGGCAGGTCCACCAGCACCGGCCCAGGCCTTCCCCCGAGCGCGGTCCTCATTGCGTCGGGGAGAACCCTGGGGAGCTGGGAGGCGCTGGTGACCGTCCAGGAGGCCTTGACAAGATGGTTCATGGCGTTGGCGTAGTCCACCCAGTGGCGCCGTTCGATCTCCTGGAAGATCCCCCTGCCGAAAAGGTATGTCTGAATCTGGCCAGTGAAGGCGAGGAAAGTGGAGGAATCGACATAGGCGGTGGCCATGGCGGTCGCGAGGTTCGTCGCCCCGGGCCCCACCGAAGTCGTGACGGCAGCCGGGACACGCCTGTTCGCCCTGAAGTATCCGTCGGCCATGTGGCCGCCCCACTGCTCGTGCTTCATCGCCACAATGTTCAGCCGCGGAGCCATGTCCCGGGCGGCGTCGAAGAGCGAAACGTTGCCATGGCCGGGGATCCCGAAAAGATACCTCACGCCCGCCTTCCTCAGGAACTCCGCAACGAACTGGGCACCGTTGCGGGAGGCGGGACGCATCGTCGCGGCGATCCTTCTCAGGCTATTTTAATCGTTGGCGCTGAAGAGGTCGGCGTCCTTCCCCACCCACCTGCCCATGACTGCTTCTGCTTTCTTTGCCCCCAGTCCGCCGTGGACGATGGCCTCTATGGCCCGCGCCAGAGGAAGTGGGTCGTCGCCGGGAGGGTAGAGAAGGTTCCTCCCGAGCAGGACCCCCCTTACGTTCGGGCCAGCCTTCATGGCATATTCTATTTCGCGGAGGAGCCCTGTCACGTCGTCTCCCGCTTCCCCACCGAGGAGGAGAATGGGAAGGGTGGTTGAGCCCGCGACCTTGTCGAAGCCCTCGCAGTAGGGGAGCTTCAGCCAGACTCCGGACGAGGAGTTCCCGAGCCCGCTGACCACGCCGACGAGCTTCTGAAGCTTCCCCGCGTCCCTTTCAAGTTCCACCTTCCCGCCAGAGTTCTTCACAGGGAGCGGCTCCACAAAGATTGGAATCCTCCTCGCGACGCATTCGCGGACCAGCTGGACACAGTACCCCAGAGCGGCTGCCGAGTCGCGACTCTCAGGGTCGAACCTAAGGAGGAACTTTGCCCCGTCCAGCCGCATCTCCACGATTCCGTCGACGTCGTACCCTGTGACTCTGTCGTCAAGCTCGAACGCAGATCCGGCTACTCCGCCGCGGTTGACGCTGCCTATGACCAGCTTACCGTCCATGAACCGACGCCCCTTTGAGAAGTGCTGGATCAGGTTCATTTCATCGAAAACGTCTGCTGTCGCGAGGAGCCCGTCGAAGGTGGAGCAGGCCATGACCCTCAGGACCCTGGAGAGGAACTCATGCCTGTCGGCCATCCTCAGCTGGTCTTCCCTGATCCGGGTCACCATCCGGCCAGGATGGTCCGCCGCCAGCAGAGTCAGCTTCCCGTCCTTGGTAAGTGCGCGCCTCCTGACCCTCTTTGACGCGAGCCTGATTGGGAGTCCAGGGTCGCCCACCCTCGAATCCGCAGCTCGGGCGTAGAGCTCCTGGGGGAGGAACTCAAGAGCAGCGAACCGTGTTCCACGCACCTTCTCCCGACCTCCGGAGGGGCTTTAGAACTTAGCGGGTTGTCGAGCCGTGTTTCATGCAAACTCCCCTATCTGGCGAACAATCCTTTTCTATGCGGGTGGGGCCTCGGCTGGCTCTGTGAACCTGCTTAGGTTCGTCCTGAGGCGCCTCGGATTCGCAGTCTTCGTCCTCTTCTCCGTCCTCACCCTGACGTTCGCACTGTCGCACCTCATACCCGGAAACGTGCTGCAGGCGTGGCTGGGGAAGGCGGCCGCCCTCTACCCGAACCTCGCCCAGGCCTACGCCCAGAAGTACCACCTCAACGACCCGGTCATCGTCCAGTACTTCTACTACCTTGCCGGAATGCTCCAGGGTAATCTCGGGATCTCCCCGTCTAGGGGGTTCGTCCCGGTCTCGACTGTAATCGTCCAGACGCTCCCTCTGACCCTGCAGATAGTCTTCTTCTCGTTCATCCTCTGTGTCGTCATTGGGCTCGTCCTGGGGGTCCTGGCGGCGAGGTATCACTCCACCTGGGTCGACAAGCTGATACGGATCGTCTACCTCGGGGGATATTCATCGCCGCCATACTTCATCGGGATCTTGATTCTCGTCCTAGGGTCCCTGTACCTGCGCTTGCTTCCGACGGGACAGGCCTACGATCCCCTGCTCGTCACGCCCCCGTCCGCGATAACAGGGTTCCCGCTCTTCGACTCCCTCCTCGAGGGCAACTTCGCCTTCTTCGAGAACGGTTTCATCCACCTGATTCTCCCAAGCCTGACCCTCGCCCTCGTGACCTTCGGCGTGATCACCCGAGTCACCAGGAGCTCTCTTCTGGAGGTGATGCAGACAGATTACATCAGGACTGCCAGGTCCAAGGGCCTTGACGAGAACTCGATCTTCTATCGCCACGCCCTTCCCAACGCCTCGGTC
It contains:
- the iolC gene encoding 5-dehydro-2-deoxygluconokinase; protein product: MAIGRAGLDLYSLDYGVPLEKVRHFAKYVGGTAANTVVGGARLGLKCALVTRVSDDEIGAFVLGFLSQEGVDVSHIRRDPRRKTGVVFAEVAPGRDGKFVFYRENAADLHVTRTDAPRTLLADAKVLLVTGTGLSAEPSMGTNLYAAAEAGKLGKTVAFNLDWRPSLWKSTPAVRIARYAKMLALSGIVIGNEGEYLAATGRKSLTDAMASIAGGRDKLLVVTHGENGSEVVAGGRKERAPGFRVPLLKGLGGGDGFIAGFLAGYIRGWGPLESAVFGNAVGAIVVTGHACSESMPKEVEVQRFLAKNGYSFDPRSGPSKR
- a CDS encoding thiamine pyrophosphate-binding protein; amino-acid sequence: MRPASRNGAQFVAEFLRKAGVRYLFGIPGHGNVSLFDAARDMAPRLNIVAMKHEQWGGHMADGYFRANRRVPAAVTTSVGPGATNLATAMATAYVDSSTFLAFTGQIQTYLFGRGIFQEIERRHWVDYANAMNHLVKASWTVTSASQLPRVLPDAMRTALGGRPGPVLVDLPMDVQVERTDAEVPSPQLHLSDGRVRPDSEKVTAAARLLLAAERPVILLGGGVVMSDAGKEAVRVAEFLAAPVLCTFRGDSKGGFPEDHELYAFHPGNIGNAVSNEVAKNADVLLAVGATFTDETTSSYARGVTFRIPPTKLVHIDIDQHELGKNYPTAVGMVADARAGLGDLLEAMKSVGKRKGTRTSAWVRRVKELKDAWHEEVQKLRKEAPMGIPNVVALMRENLPRSTIVTVSAGLPQEIMSQQWVSYRPRTFLSSGGFSTMGFALPAAIGAKLAQPKTPVVAVEGDGSFMMNNVELSTAVQLQIPLVVVVLNNRGWISIRDLQIRSFRKRLVGTEFRKKDGAEYAVDFEKISGGYGAGYQLASTPGEFRKALREATGSGGTHVVEAAVERNFPKSGTKAYGYWDIPSPYA
- a CDS encoding aldolase; the protein is MRGTRFAALEFLPQELYARAADSRVGDPGLPIRLASKRVRRRALTKDGKLTLLAADHPGRMVTRIREDQLRMADRHEFLSRVLRVMACSTFDGLLATADVFDEMNLIQHFSKGRRFMDGKLVIGSVNRGGVAGSAFELDDRVTGYDVDGIVEMRLDGAKFLLRFDPESRDSAAALGYCVQLVRECVARRIPIFVEPLPVKNSGGKVELERDAGKLQKLVGVVSGLGNSSSGVWLKLPYCEGFDKVAGSTTLPILLLGGEAGDDVTGLLREIEYAMKAGPNVRGVLLGRNLLYPPGDDPLPLARAIEAIVHGGLGAKKAEAVMGRWVGKDADLFSAND
- a CDS encoding ABC transporter permease; amino-acid sequence: MNLLRFVLRRLGFAVFVLFSVLTLTFALSHLIPGNVLQAWLGKAAALYPNLAQAYAQKYHLNDPVIVQYFYYLAGMLQGNLGISPSRGFVPVSTVIVQTLPLTLQIVFFSFILCVVIGLVLGVLAARYHSTWVDKLIRIVYLGGYSSPPYFIGILILVLGSLYLRLLPTGQAYDPLLVTPPSAITGFPLFDSLLEGNFAFFENGFIHLILPSLTLALVTFGVITRVTRSSLLEVMQTDYIRTARSKGLDENSIFYRHALPNASVSLITVSSLVMTFLLTGSVFVEYLFNYPGMGQYAFYALLGQDYPAIMATVFVFAALIVTTNLVADLLYAYVDPEIRLG